One Mycolicibacterium goodii genomic region harbors:
- a CDS encoding cyclopropane mycolic acid synthase family methyltransferase, translated as MSRKTREDVALQPHFEDVQSHYDLSDEFFRLFLDPTQTYSCAYFERDDMTLEEAQIAKIDLSLGKLGLRPGMKLLDIGCGWGATLRRALERHDVDVVGLTLSKNQQAHVAQSFDAIDTARSRRVLLQGWEQFDEPVDRIVSIGAFEHFGADRYDDFFRMAHTALPADGVMLLHTIVKPSGEEMTARGLPLTMRKLRFFKFIMDEIFPGGELPYVAQVEEHAQRAGFRVERIQSQRPHYAKTLDIWAENLRGRRDEAIAVQSEEVYERYMKYLTGCADLFREGYTDVCQFTLVKS; from the coding sequence GTGTCCAGAAAGACCAGAGAAGACGTGGCCCTTCAGCCGCACTTCGAGGACGTCCAGTCCCATTACGACCTGTCGGATGAGTTCTTCCGACTTTTCCTCGACCCGACCCAGACGTACAGCTGCGCCTACTTCGAACGTGACGACATGACGCTCGAAGAGGCGCAGATCGCCAAGATCGACCTGTCGCTGGGCAAGCTCGGGCTCCGACCGGGCATGAAACTGCTCGACATCGGCTGCGGTTGGGGCGCCACCTTGCGACGCGCGCTGGAGCGTCACGATGTCGACGTCGTCGGCCTGACGCTCAGCAAGAACCAGCAGGCGCACGTCGCGCAGTCGTTCGACGCGATCGACACCGCCCGGTCCCGCCGCGTGCTGCTCCAGGGCTGGGAGCAGTTCGACGAACCCGTGGACCGGATCGTCTCGATCGGCGCGTTCGAACACTTCGGCGCCGACCGCTACGACGACTTCTTCCGGATGGCCCACACCGCGCTGCCCGCCGACGGGGTGATGCTGCTGCACACCATCGTCAAGCCCAGCGGTGAGGAGATGACCGCGCGTGGGCTCCCGCTGACCATGCGCAAGCTGCGGTTCTTCAAGTTCATCATGGACGAGATCTTCCCGGGCGGAGAGCTGCCGTACGTCGCGCAGGTCGAGGAGCATGCGCAGCGGGCCGGGTTCCGCGTCGAGCGGATCCAGTCGCAGCGACCGCACTACGCGAAGACGCTCGACATCTGGGCGGAGAACCTGCGCGGGCGCAGGGACGAGGCCATCGCCGTGCAGTCCGAAGAGGTGTACGAGCGCTACATGAAATACCTCACCGGGTGCGCCGACCTGTTCCGTGAGGGTTACACCGACGTCTGTCAGTTCACCCTGGTCAAGTCCTAA